In one Magallana gigas chromosome 7, xbMagGiga1.1, whole genome shotgun sequence genomic region, the following are encoded:
- the LOC105335109 gene encoding ubiquitin-like-conjugating enzyme ATG10 isoform X2: MSWHIAVSDTKDGRRFAKKTEVFILSTENKESTMNDDVIRNTELMEEQEEDAAAFQVRGNSDVEVVTYEYHILYSPSYGVPVLYFNAHTQGGKLLALEEIWKRVPDVYKERLSEERWTFITQQEHPLLGRPFYYLHPCHTADLMKNSPVLTDKRHYIVSWLSAVGPVVGLKLPLEYGKLCVS, translated from the exons ATGTCTTGGCACATCGCTGTATCCGACACAAAG gATGGTAGAAGATTCGCAAAAAAGACAGAAGTGTTTATTTTGAGTACAGAAAATAAAGAATCCACTATGAATGACGATGTTATCAGAAACACAGAG TTAATGGAAGAGCAAGAGGAAGATGCTGCAGCTTTCCAGGTCAGAGGGAATTCTGACGTGGAAGTCGTGACTTATGAATATCACATCCTGTATAGCCCCAGCTATGGTGTGCCAGTTCTGTACTTCAATGCCCACACACAAG GTGGAAAACTTCTAGCCTTAGAGGAAATCTGGAAAAGGGTGCCAGATGTATATAAAGAGAgattgtcagaagaaagatggACATTTATTACACAACAA GAACACCCTTTACTTGGCCGTCCATTCTATTACCTACATCCATGTCATACAGCTGACCTGATGAAAAACTCTCCAGTCCTAACAGATAAAAG ACATTACATTGTTTCCTGGCTGAGTGCTGTTGGTCCTGTGGTTGGGTTGAAACTTCCTCTGGAGTATGGAAAACTTTGTGTCAGCTGA
- the LOC105335109 gene encoding ubiquitin-like-conjugating enzyme ATG10 isoform X1: MAAGSISEDEYWDSIIFFLTLSSKIDSKWTIVNTKDGRRFAKKTEVFILSTENKESTMNDDVIRNTELMEEQEEDAAAFQVRGNSDVEVVTYEYHILYSPSYGVPVLYFNAHTQGGKLLALEEIWKRVPDVYKERLSEERWTFITQQEHPLLGRPFYYLHPCHTADLMKNSPVLTDKRHYIVSWLSAVGPVVGLKLPLEYGKLCVS, from the exons ATGGCGGCAGGTTCAATTTCGGAAGACGAATATTGGGACAGCATTATATTCTTCCTGACACTTTCAAGTAAAATCGACAGTAAATGGACAATCGTAAACACCAAA gATGGTAGAAGATTCGCAAAAAAGACAGAAGTGTTTATTTTGAGTACAGAAAATAAAGAATCCACTATGAATGACGATGTTATCAGAAACACAGAG TTAATGGAAGAGCAAGAGGAAGATGCTGCAGCTTTCCAGGTCAGAGGGAATTCTGACGTGGAAGTCGTGACTTATGAATATCACATCCTGTATAGCCCCAGCTATGGTGTGCCAGTTCTGTACTTCAATGCCCACACACAAG GTGGAAAACTTCTAGCCTTAGAGGAAATCTGGAAAAGGGTGCCAGATGTATATAAAGAGAgattgtcagaagaaagatggACATTTATTACACAACAA GAACACCCTTTACTTGGCCGTCCATTCTATTACCTACATCCATGTCATACAGCTGACCTGATGAAAAACTCTCCAGTCCTAACAGATAAAAG ACATTACATTGTTTCCTGGCTGAGTGCTGTTGGTCCTGTGGTTGGGTTGAAACTTCCTCTGGAGTATGGAAAACTTTGTGTCAGCTGA
- the LOC105335109 gene encoding ubiquitin-like-conjugating enzyme ATG10 isoform X3: MNDDVIRNTELMEEQEEDAAAFQVRGNSDVEVVTYEYHILYSPSYGVPVLYFNAHTQGGKLLALEEIWKRVPDVYKERLSEERWTFITQQEHPLLGRPFYYLHPCHTADLMKNSPVLTDKRHYIVSWLSAVGPVVGLKLPLEYGKLCVS; this comes from the exons ATGAATGACGATGTTATCAGAAACACAGAG TTAATGGAAGAGCAAGAGGAAGATGCTGCAGCTTTCCAGGTCAGAGGGAATTCTGACGTGGAAGTCGTGACTTATGAATATCACATCCTGTATAGCCCCAGCTATGGTGTGCCAGTTCTGTACTTCAATGCCCACACACAAG GTGGAAAACTTCTAGCCTTAGAGGAAATCTGGAAAAGGGTGCCAGATGTATATAAAGAGAgattgtcagaagaaagatggACATTTATTACACAACAA GAACACCCTTTACTTGGCCGTCCATTCTATTACCTACATCCATGTCATACAGCTGACCTGATGAAAAACTCTCCAGTCCTAACAGATAAAAG ACATTACATTGTTTCCTGGCTGAGTGCTGTTGGTCCTGTGGTTGGGTTGAAACTTCCTCTGGAGTATGGAAAACTTTGTGTCAGCTGA